Proteins from one Stenotrophomonas aracearum genomic window:
- a CDS encoding sensor histidine kinase, protein MSGRLWFFKRWRPRSLQARQLLAASVSLIAFLAIAGYALDAAFADTARANLRERLKNYATAYAAGIDFTRDRSLYIREQPPDPRFDVPGSGLYLQVVMPDGKGNSMSAEGPMLPTVGGGLLAPRQEVFEGPLPMIQIDGSQGSVYRYGLGLVWDADADPATEFPYTIYVMEDSRALGAQLRVFRGRVWFWMGGAGLILLLLQTVILQWSLRPMRRVITELTKVQRGETERMSERHPRELEPLTDSINAFIESERENLERQRNTLADLAHSLKTPLAVLRTQLDSGAQDQDLREEFDVQLRRMNNLVGYQLARAASSGHKLFSAPLPIESNAEEIVRGLEKVYASKGVLCEFDIDEAARFHGEPGDLQELLGNLLENAFKWANRRVLLTAKPLTERGVRRAGLLLSVDDDGPGIAPEDIAKVLQRGVRGDERVQGHGIGLSIVQDLIKDYRGELQVKRSPELGGARFEVKLPPGP, encoded by the coding sequence ATGTCAGGCCGTCTGTGGTTCTTTAAACGCTGGCGGCCGCGCTCCCTGCAGGCGCGCCAGCTGCTGGCTGCCAGTGTGAGCCTGATCGCCTTCCTGGCGATCGCCGGCTATGCGCTGGATGCTGCCTTCGCCGACACCGCGCGCGCCAACCTGCGCGAGCGGTTGAAGAACTACGCCACCGCCTACGCGGCCGGCATCGATTTCACCCGCGACCGCTCGCTGTATATCCGCGAGCAGCCGCCGGATCCACGCTTCGACGTGCCCGGCAGCGGCCTGTACCTGCAGGTGGTGATGCCGGACGGCAAGGGCAACTCGATGTCCGCCGAGGGCCCGATGCTGCCCACCGTGGGTGGCGGCCTGCTGGCCCCGCGCCAGGAAGTGTTCGAAGGCCCGCTGCCGATGATCCAGATCGATGGCAGCCAGGGCTCGGTGTACCGCTACGGCCTGGGCCTTGTGTGGGACGCCGACGCCGATCCCGCCACCGAATTCCCGTACACCATCTACGTGATGGAAGACTCGCGCGCGCTCGGTGCGCAGCTGCGCGTGTTCCGTGGTCGGGTGTGGTTCTGGATGGGTGGTGCCGGTTTGATCCTGCTGCTGTTGCAGACGGTGATCCTGCAGTGGAGCCTGCGCCCGATGCGCCGCGTGATCACCGAGCTGACCAAGGTCCAGCGCGGCGAAACCGAGCGCATGAGCGAACGCCACCCGCGTGAGCTGGAACCGCTCACCGACAGCATCAATGCCTTCATTGAGAGTGAGCGCGAAAATCTCGAGCGACAGCGCAACACGCTGGCCGACCTGGCGCACAGCCTGAAAACCCCGCTGGCGGTGCTGCGCACGCAGCTGGATAGTGGTGCCCAGGACCAGGACCTGCGCGAGGAGTTCGACGTCCAGCTGCGCCGCATGAACAACCTGGTCGGCTACCAGCTGGCGCGTGCGGCATCGTCCGGGCACAAGCTGTTCTCGGCACCGTTGCCGATCGAATCCAACGCCGAGGAAATCGTGCGTGGGCTGGAGAAGGTCTACGCGTCCAAGGGCGTGCTGTGCGAGTTCGACATCGACGAGGCCGCGCGCTTCCACGGCGAACCGGGCGATCTGCAGGAACTGCTGGGCAACCTGCTGGAGAACGCCTTCAAGTGGGCCAACCGCCGCGTGCTGCTGACCGCCAAGCCGCTTACGGAGCGGGGCGTACGCCGCGCCGGGTTGCTGCTCTCGGTGGATGATGATGGCCCGGGCATCGCGCCGGAAGACATCGCCAAGGTGCTGCAGCGTGGCGTGCGCGGCGACGAACGCGTGCAAGGCCACGGCATCGGCCTCTCGATCGTGCAGGACTTGATCAAGGACTATCGCGGCGAACTGCAGGTGAAGCGTTCGCCGGAACTGGGTGGCGCGCGGTTTGAAGTGAAGCTGCCGCCAGGCCCTTGA
- a CDS encoding zinc-dependent peptidase: MAQLPAGHVPLIQSLLRWLRSSPRPIPETSWQRTCQRSAWLRGLPAERRQRLRELSAAFLHDKTITPIGGLQLGDDDAVLIAALCCLPLLELGEVGLRGWSQVLVYPEGFIVPQSEMDEDGVLHEWEEEAIGQVSHNGPLLLSWHDVQAELKHPHEGACVVVHEMAHRIDVLDGVLDGTPPLPRDWQKQWAADFQQAFDALCAQVDDGQETVIDPYAAEAPDEFFAVATEYHFSAPDLLEQEMPVVAAHLRRFYGASPSF; encoded by the coding sequence ATGGCACAGCTTCCTGCCGGGCATGTTCCGCTGATCCAGTCGTTGTTGCGCTGGCTGCGGTCCTCGCCGCGTCCCATTCCTGAAACGTCCTGGCAACGCACCTGCCAGCGTAGCGCGTGGCTGCGCGGTTTGCCGGCCGAGCGACGGCAGCGCCTGCGCGAACTGTCAGCTGCGTTCCTGCACGACAAGACCATCACGCCGATCGGCGGACTGCAGCTGGGCGACGATGATGCGGTACTGATCGCCGCGCTGTGCTGCCTGCCGCTGCTGGAACTGGGTGAAGTGGGACTGCGCGGCTGGTCGCAGGTGCTGGTCTATCCCGAAGGCTTCATCGTGCCGCAGAGCGAGATGGACGAAGACGGGGTGCTGCACGAGTGGGAAGAAGAGGCGATTGGCCAGGTCTCGCACAACGGGCCGCTGCTGCTGTCCTGGCATGACGTGCAAGCCGAGCTGAAGCACCCGCATGAAGGTGCCTGTGTGGTGGTGCATGAAATGGCGCATCGGATCGATGTGCTGGACGGCGTGCTCGATGGCACCCCGCCGTTGCCGCGCGACTGGCAGAAGCAGTGGGCCGCCGATTTCCAGCAGGCGTTCGATGCGCTGTGCGCGCAGGTGGATGACGGCCAGGAGACGGTGATCGACCCGTATGCAGCCGAAGCACCGGATGAGTTCTTCGCGGTGGCGACCGAGTACCACTTTTCCGCGCCGGACCTGCTGGAGCAGGAAATGCCGGTGGTGGCGGCGCATCTGCGCCGGTTCTATGGGGCTTCACCCTCGTTTTGA
- the birA gene encoding bifunctional biotin--[acetyl-CoA-carboxylase] ligase/biotin operon repressor BirA, producing the protein MDDRQLLAKLGAGRLSGDALARELGQTRAAIWKRIQGLRAAGIEVDGRAGDGYQLQQRLDLLDAAAILNALNPAQQAGLESLDVSWSVGSTNTELLRCSAPERGARVLLAERQTGGRGRRGRAWASPLAAHVYLSVLRGFAGGLSRLGGLSLVAGVAVAEALRAHGVANVGLKWPNDIVVDGHKLGGLLVEGGGEFAGPARAVIGLGINVRMPAAFAAEITQPWTDLATLLGDEVSRNDVVAWLLAALLPALDAFEGDGLAPFLPRYAALDSLAGRNVRVDDGGVLHEGQALGLADDGALRVRIDGSERVFHAGEVSVRAQ; encoded by the coding sequence GTGGACGACCGCCAACTGCTGGCCAAACTGGGCGCCGGGCGACTGTCCGGCGACGCGCTGGCGCGCGAGCTGGGCCAGACCCGTGCCGCCATTTGGAAGCGGATTCAAGGACTTAGGGCGGCGGGCATCGAGGTCGATGGGCGTGCCGGCGACGGCTACCAGCTGCAGCAGCGGCTGGACCTGCTGGACGCGGCTGCGATCCTGAATGCGCTCAACCCCGCGCAGCAGGCCGGTCTGGAAAGCCTGGATGTGTCCTGGTCGGTCGGGTCGACCAATACCGAATTGTTGCGGTGCAGCGCGCCCGAGCGCGGCGCACGGGTGCTGCTGGCCGAACGCCAGACCGGCGGCCGCGGCCGTCGCGGGCGGGCCTGGGCCTCGCCGCTGGCGGCGCATGTGTACCTGTCGGTGCTGCGCGGTTTCGCCGGTGGCCTGTCGCGGCTGGGCGGGCTGAGCCTGGTCGCCGGCGTGGCGGTGGCCGAGGCGCTGCGCGCGCACGGCGTGGCCAACGTGGGCCTGAAGTGGCCCAACGACATCGTGGTCGACGGCCACAAGCTCGGTGGCCTGCTGGTGGAAGGTGGCGGCGAATTCGCCGGCCCGGCACGCGCGGTGATCGGGCTGGGCATCAACGTGCGCATGCCGGCCGCGTTCGCCGCGGAGATCACCCAGCCGTGGACCGATCTGGCCACGCTGCTCGGCGACGAGGTCAGCCGCAATGACGTCGTGGCGTGGTTGCTGGCCGCATTGCTGCCGGCGCTGGACGCATTCGAGGGCGACGGACTGGCGCCATTCCTGCCGCGTTATGCCGCGCTGGACAGTCTGGCCGGACGCAACGTGCGGGTGGACGATGGAGGCGTGCTGCATGAAGGGCAGGCACTGGGGCTGGCCGACGATGGTGCGTTGCGCGTGCGCATCGACGGCAGCGAACGCGTGTTCCATGCCGGGGAAGTCAGCGTGAGGGCGCAATGA
- a CDS encoding type III pantothenate kinase has translation MSDWLFDLGNSRFKFAPLQGNRAGDVQAWPHGAEAMPTDALALLPSGDTAYVASVAAASLTASMLEVLQARFKHVRVARTEASCAGVRIAYADPAKFGVDRYLALIAAAERGQAVLVAGVGTALTIDLLDADGQHHGGRIAASPTTMREALHARAVQLPAQGGDYSEFANDTADALASGCDGAAVALIERSRMQAATTLGAVPALLVHGGGAPALLPLLGDAQFQPALVLDGLARWAVHQPPAAR, from the coding sequence ATGAGCGACTGGTTGTTCGACCTGGGGAATTCGCGGTTCAAGTTCGCACCGCTGCAGGGCAACCGCGCCGGCGACGTGCAGGCCTGGCCGCACGGTGCCGAAGCGATGCCGACCGATGCGCTGGCGCTGCTGCCCAGCGGCGACACCGCGTATGTGGCCAGCGTGGCTGCCGCGTCGCTCACCGCCAGCATGCTCGAGGTGCTGCAAGCACGCTTCAAGCACGTGCGGGTCGCACGCACCGAAGCCAGTTGCGCGGGCGTGCGCATCGCATATGCGGATCCGGCGAAGTTCGGCGTTGATCGTTACCTCGCGCTGATCGCCGCGGCCGAACGCGGCCAGGCCGTGCTGGTGGCCGGAGTAGGCACCGCGCTCACCATCGACCTGCTCGACGCGGACGGCCAGCATCATGGCGGGCGCATCGCTGCCTCGCCTACCACCATGCGCGAAGCCTTGCATGCGCGCGCGGTGCAGTTGCCCGCGCAGGGCGGCGACTACAGCGAGTTCGCCAACGACACCGCAGATGCGCTGGCCTCCGGCTGCGACGGCGCCGCAGTGGCGTTGATCGAGCGCAGCCGCATGCAGGCGGCCACCACGCTGGGCGCGGTGCCGGCGTTGCTGGTCCATGGCGGTGGTGCACCCGCATTGTTGCCGTTGCTGGGCGACGCGCAGTTCCAACCAGCGCTGGTGCTGGATGGCCTCGCGCGCTGGGCGGTGCACCAGCCACCGGCGGCGCGGTAG
- a CDS encoding SPOR domain-containing protein, translating to MLTRALIVVLAILNVGVALWWMLRGDAAPAPPPAPPTGVAQLQLLDTPKAAAPAGAPAEAPDAAGAALTDATPAATNGSEKPASEVAPGSARPPEPRATSPAQTAASALTAAPAAPAPATPSPAPTPAPGPLQCISLGPFADRDTAMAAQSKAGALVQRSRLRETAKPGASSTYRVMMPAAASREEAQATVKRIAAAGISDYYIMAQGEDANAIALGQYRNREGAERRLAALSAAGFNARLVGGSAGTAQWWVDAALADQATPSAARQRSGAAQQRSLECAGLR from the coding sequence ATGCTTACCCGTGCCCTGATCGTCGTACTGGCCATCCTCAATGTAGGCGTTGCGCTGTGGTGGATGCTGCGCGGTGACGCTGCGCCAGCACCGCCCCCCGCCCCACCCACCGGCGTGGCGCAGCTGCAGCTGCTCGACACGCCGAAGGCCGCCGCGCCGGCAGGCGCGCCAGCAGAAGCCCCGGATGCCGCAGGTGCCGCATTGACCGACGCCACCCCGGCGGCCACCAATGGCTCTGAAAAGCCGGCCTCCGAAGTAGCGCCGGGCTCTGCCCGGCCGCCTGAACCGCGCGCGACCTCTCCGGCGCAAACTGCTGCTTCTGCTTTGACGGCCGCCCCGGCAGCGCCCGCACCCGCGACGCCATCTCCGGCCCCGACTCCCGCCCCCGGCCCGCTCCAATGCATCAGCCTCGGCCCGTTTGCCGATCGCGACACCGCCATGGCTGCTCAGTCCAAGGCCGGCGCCCTGGTCCAGCGCTCGCGCCTGCGTGAGACGGCCAAGCCCGGTGCCAGCAGCACCTATCGGGTGATGATGCCGGCCGCCGCCAGCCGCGAAGAAGCGCAGGCCACGGTCAAGCGCATTGCCGCCGCCGGCATCAGCGATTACTACATCATGGCCCAGGGCGAAGACGCCAACGCCATCGCGCTGGGCCAGTACCGCAACCGCGAAGGCGCCGAACGCCGCCTGGCCGCCCTGAGCGCGGCCGGCTTCAATGCCCGCCTGGTCGGCGGCAGCGCCGGCACCGCGCAGTGGTGGGTTGACGCGGCCCTGGCCGACCAGGCCACCCCCAGCGCCGCCCGCCAGCGCAGCGGTGCCGCCCAGCAACGCTCGCTGGAATGCGCAGGCTTGCGCTAG